The following is a genomic window from Pseudomonas lurida.
GAGATCACCACCGTCTCGCCGGCCTTGGGCGCGCCGGTGTCCAGCAGTGCGAAGTAAGCGGTCATGCCGGTCATGCCCAGGGCAGACAGGTAACGGGGCAGGGGTGCCAGTTTCGGATCAACCTTGTAGAAACCCCGTGGCTCGCCCAGGAAGTAATCCTGCACGCCCAAGGCGCCGTTGACGTAGTCCCCGACCGCAAACTTCGGAGTGTTCGAGGCAATCACTTTGCCCACGCCGAGGGCACGCATCACTTCACCGATGCCGACCGGCGGAATATAGGATTTACCTTCATTCATCCAGCCACGCATGGCCGGGTCGAGGGACAGATATTCGTTGCGCACCAGCACCTGGCCGTCCTGGGGCGTGCCCACCGGCACTTCCTGATAGGTGAAGGTTTCCCGGGTGGCCGCGCCGACCGGGCGCTTGGCGAGCAGGAATTGGCGATTGGTCTGGGCGGTCATGGCAGCGACTCTTCTGGAAATGAACCTGAAGTGATAGACCTTGAGCGGGCTGTGAGCAAGGTTCACAGAAGGCGCGAATGCCGCCCGATAGGCGCTGCTGATAGTTGTGCCGTGGCTCTTATCACTGCGATTCATGCAGCCTCACACGGCCTTCTGATAGTGCTGACGCGCCCCATGCTGCGTTGGCTAGACTCGACCCACGGTTATTTTCCCCACAGGACATCCTCCATGAGCATGACGTTTTCCGGCCAGGTCGCCCTGGTAACCGGCGCCGCCGCCGGTATTGGCCGCGCCACCGCGTTGGCCTTCGCCGCCGAAGGTTTGAAAGTAGTGGTTGCCGACCTGGATGTCGCGGGCGGCGAAGGCACCGTCGCATTGATCCATCAGGCTGGCGGTGAGGCGCTGTTCGTTCGTTGCAACGTCACGCTCGAGGCGGATGTGCAGCAATTGATGGCCCAGACCATCGACGCTTATGGCCGCCTGGACTACGCCTTCAATAACGCCGGGATCGAGATCGAGAAGGGCAAGCTGGCGGACGGCAGCCTGGATGAGTTCGACGCGATCATGGGCGTCAACGTCAAAGGCGTGTGGTTGTGCATGAAGCACCAATTGCCGCTGCTGCTCGCGCAGGGCGGCGGGGCGATCGTCAACACTGCGTCGGTCGCGGGTTTGGGCGCGGCGCCGAAAATGAGCATTTATGCGGCGTCCAAGCATGCGGTGATCGGCCTGACCAAATCGGCGGCCATCGAGTATGCGAAGAAGAAAATCCGCGTCAACGCTGTCTGCCCGGCCGTGATCGATACCGATATGTTCCGGCGTGCCTACGAAGCCGACCCACGCAAGGCCGAATTTGCCGCCGCCATGCACCCGGTCGGGCGCATTGGCAAGGTCGAGGAAATTGCCAGTGCGGTGCTGTACCTGTGCAGCGATGGTGCGGCCTTTACCACGGGCCAAGCCTTGGCGGTAGATGGCGGTGCGACGGCTATCTAGGACCTCAGGTTGTCCTCCAATCGAAAAGGTTTGGGGGACTGTGGGGCGTTTCCACAGCTGGCAGTGTGCCCTGTCAGAATGTGTATCAGCAGGTAAATAACTCAATAAAATCAATACTTTAATAAAACTTGGCAAGCGGTCTTCGGGGGCTTCTGTGCTTAACTGT
Proteins encoded in this region:
- a CDS encoding SDR family oxidoreductase, producing MSMTFSGQVALVTGAAAGIGRATALAFAAEGLKVVVADLDVAGGEGTVALIHQAGGEALFVRCNVTLEADVQQLMAQTIDAYGRLDYAFNNAGIEIEKGKLADGSLDEFDAIMGVNVKGVWLCMKHQLPLLLAQGGGAIVNTASVAGLGAAPKMSIYAASKHAVIGLTKSAAIEYAKKKIRVNAVCPAVIDTDMFRRAYEADPRKAEFAAAMHPVGRIGKVEEIASAVLYLCSDGAAFTTGQALAVDGGATAI